A window from Chryseobacterium vaccae encodes these proteins:
- a CDS encoding ketoacyl-ACP synthase III: MAFIKHISTYIPGTVISNEEISAKFPDWESDKILEKIGIRNRNITGDDEYTSDIAVKALNKLVEEYSIDKSEIDYLIVCTQSPDYFLPATACLVQSQAGLNTSCGAIDINQGCSGYIYGLSLANALVDAKMMKNVVLITAETYSKHIHEDDKGNISLFGDAATATLISENGDFEILKFSVGTDGEGAKNLIVKNGAVRNKKTEDKEDKDNYLHMNGPKIFDFTSKAIPGLVKENLEKNGFEKSDIDTFIFHQANTFMLDFLRKRINIPQENFVIDMLDYGNTVSSTIPIAFKNSMTARDLKNIMLVGFGVGYSWGAVCLRKK, from the coding sequence ATGGCCTTTATCAAACATATTTCAACATACATTCCGGGTACTGTTATTTCCAATGAAGAGATTTCAGCTAAATTTCCGGACTGGGAAAGCGATAAGATTCTTGAAAAAATAGGAATCAGAAACAGGAATATTACCGGTGATGACGAATATACTTCCGACATCGCAGTGAAAGCCCTCAACAAACTTGTTGAAGAATACAGCATTGATAAATCTGAGATTGATTATCTTATCGTCTGTACACAAAGTCCTGATTACTTCCTGCCTGCCACTGCCTGTCTCGTTCAGTCCCAGGCCGGCCTGAATACAAGCTGTGGAGCGATTGACATCAACCAGGGATGTTCCGGGTATATTTACGGATTATCTCTTGCCAACGCACTTGTTGATGCCAAAATGATGAAGAATGTGGTTTTAATAACAGCAGAAACCTATTCAAAGCACATTCATGAAGATGATAAAGGAAACATCAGCCTTTTCGGTGATGCCGCTACAGCAACCCTGATCTCGGAAAACGGAGATTTTGAAATTCTGAAATTCTCGGTAGGAACTGACGGAGAAGGCGCCAAAAACCTCATCGTTAAAAACGGTGCCGTAAGAAATAAGAAAACAGAGGATAAAGAGGATAAAGACAATTATCTTCACATGAACGGTCCGAAAATTTTCGACTTCACTTCAAAAGCCATTCCGGGCCTTGTCAAAGAAAACCTGGAAAAAAACGGATTTGAAAAGAGTGATATTGATACCTTCATCTTCCATCAGGCTAATACATTCATGCTTGATTTCCTGAGAAAAAGAATTAACATTCCTCAGGAAAATTTCGTGATCGATATGCTTGACTACGGAAATACCGTATCATCAACAATTCCCATTGCCTTTAAAAATTCAATGACTGCAAGAGATTTAAAAAACATCATGTTGGTAGGCTTTGGAGTAGGTTATTCATGGGGCGCAGTGTGTTTAAGAAAAAAATAA
- a CDS encoding acyl carrier protein: MSINEFIEKFQSQLENTDVTITPETEYSKESYWDSLTAMVIKVMIEDEYGVDMEPEQITALNTINALYSFVSEKKQ, from the coding sequence ATGTCAATTAACGAATTCATTGAAAAATTTCAGTCTCAGCTGGAAAATACAGACGTAACGATCACCCCTGAAACAGAATACAGTAAAGAAAGCTACTGGGATTCCCTTACGGCAATGGTCATCAAAGTAATGATTGAAGACGAATACGGTGTTGATATGGAGCCTGAGCAAATCACCGCTTTAAATACTATAAACGCTTTGTATTCATTTGTTTCTGAGAAAAAACAATAA
- a CDS encoding GNAT family N-acetyltransferase, translated as MIIEYKGIKLRLVDADDAEFIVSIRNNEKKSRFISKTSPDVEAQKQWILNYKVREQEQKEYYFIAYDENNEDFATYRVYKIESGLPEIGSWVSKPDYANIKNSIKVDMAVKDYVLNELKFDTVQFEVRKQNTSVNSYHRLFKPELVKTDEENNYYLLSRDTFNSVLPDILKKFKI; from the coding sequence ATGATCATTGAATATAAAGGAATTAAACTGAGACTCGTTGATGCGGACGATGCTGAATTCATCGTTTCCATCAGGAATAATGAGAAAAAATCGAGGTTTATTTCAAAAACATCTCCGGATGTAGAAGCACAGAAACAGTGGATTTTAAACTATAAAGTGCGTGAACAGGAACAAAAGGAATACTATTTTATAGCCTATGACGAAAACAATGAAGATTTCGCAACTTACAGAGTTTATAAAATAGAATCCGGGCTGCCGGAAATAGGAAGCTGGGTTTCAAAACCGGATTACGCCAACATCAAAAACTCAATAAAAGTAGACATGGCTGTGAAAGACTATGTTCTGAATGAACTGAAATTTGATACCGTCCAGTTTGAAGTAAGAAAACAGAATACTTCCGTCAACAGCTACCATAGGCTTTTCAAACCCGAACTGGTAAAAACTGATGAGGAAAACAATTACTATCTGCTGAGCAGGGATACATTTAATTCCGTACTGCCGGATATTCTTAAAAAATTTAAAATTTAA
- a CDS encoding sugar 3,4-ketoisomerase, whose product MENNKPQIITFDKIGSSQLGYITIAEAQKNIPFDIQRVYWTYFTPHDVTRGGHAHKELQQVIFAVSGIITFNTEDKDGNKETFVLDHPTKGLYIPKLVWRDIQFSHNAVLLCLASEIYDEEDYFRDYESFKETVGKNL is encoded by the coding sequence ATGGAGAACAATAAACCACAGATCATAACTTTCGATAAAATAGGATCGTCACAGCTGGGCTACATTACTATAGCCGAGGCTCAGAAAAACATTCCTTTTGATATTCAGCGTGTATATTGGACCTACTTCACCCCTCATGATGTGACGCGCGGAGGGCATGCTCATAAGGAGCTTCAGCAGGTTATATTTGCTGTTTCCGGAATTATTACCTTTAATACGGAAGATAAGGACGGGAATAAAGAAACATTTGTTCTGGACCATCCTACCAAAGGTTTGTATATCCCAAAACTGGTATGGAGAGATATTCAGTTTTCCCATAATGCGGTATTGCTTTGCCTTGCCTCAGAAATCTATGACGAAGAAGATTATTTCAGAGATTATGAAAGCTTCAAAGAAACAGTTGGTAAAAACCTATAA
- a CDS encoding glycosyltransferase family 61 protein has protein sequence MGAVLKKLTPYIQSNESLSNIVRKTLYNYFYKPYSQILKIKDIENCRENILEKISAPGIFKCNLPKRLNIKESYVENTVPGISVYQFENAYVDINSSAFWIKNNLVVYRSSGERLNEGFVTVHNSKDAKVIRKNTEQLDEGFFLGGNGSWNWFHFLIEIMPKLLLFNKKYTRTIFVHEIVKQTPGMQSVLKILAKDKFTIQYLNPEKTYHVKKLYHINDFNHVQFNRFDGEIKAEGTFYNKEITRRFSDEILNNLKTEEGLPDRIFLYRKNTHRVAANQDEILNYLKDFGFTAVCLEEIPLAQQAGYFKTARFIIGISGAAWTNMLFCRNQPKAICFTPENAASFSAFSSLGHIFEVDFYTQLYNNNGLHSDSNFIINFEEFKELFKYINGEQ, from the coding sequence ATGGGAGCGGTTTTAAAAAAGCTGACGCCTTACATACAAAGCAATGAATCCCTTTCAAATATTGTCAGGAAAACCCTTTACAATTATTTTTATAAACCTTACTCACAAATCTTAAAGATAAAAGATATAGAAAACTGTAGAGAAAATATTCTTGAAAAAATTTCAGCCCCGGGTATTTTTAAATGCAATCTTCCCAAGCGTTTGAATATCAAGGAAAGTTATGTTGAGAATACGGTTCCCGGGATTTCGGTTTACCAGTTTGAGAACGCTTATGTAGACATCAATTCTTCTGCATTTTGGATCAAAAATAATCTGGTTGTTTACAGAAGCTCCGGAGAAAGACTCAATGAAGGCTTTGTAACTGTTCATAACAGCAAAGATGCCAAGGTAATCAGAAAAAATACTGAACAGCTTGATGAAGGCTTCTTTCTTGGCGGAAACGGATCCTGGAACTGGTTTCATTTCCTGATTGAAATAATGCCGAAACTGCTTTTGTTTAACAAAAAATATACCCGGACTATTTTCGTTCATGAAATTGTAAAGCAAACTCCCGGCATGCAGTCTGTCCTGAAAATCCTGGCAAAAGATAAATTTACCATTCAGTACTTAAACCCGGAAAAAACTTATCATGTGAAAAAGCTGTATCATATCAATGATTTCAACCATGTACAGTTTAACCGCTTCGATGGAGAGATCAAAGCCGAAGGAACATTTTATAATAAAGAAATTACCCGAAGATTTTCAGATGAAATTCTGAATAATCTGAAAACAGAAGAGGGACTGCCGGACAGAATATTTTTATACAGAAAAAATACCCATCGTGTGGCAGCCAATCAGGATGAGATTTTAAATTATCTAAAAGATTTCGGATTTACAGCTGTCTGCCTGGAAGAAATACCTCTTGCACAGCAGGCCGGATATTTTAAAACCGCCAGATTTATCATCGGAATCTCCGGAGCAGCCTGGACCAATATGCTGTTCTGCAGAAATCAGCCAAAAGCGATATGTTTCACCCCTGAAAATGCAGCTTCTTTCAGTGCTTTTTCAAGTCTGGGACATATATTTGAGGTAGATTTTTACACTCAGCTATATAATAACAACGGACTTCACTCTGATAGTAATTTTATAATTAACTTTGAGGAATTTAAAGAACTATTCAAATACATTAATGGAGAACAATAA